The genomic window AATCTTCATGTCAAAGGCATGGTTCGTAATCACAATTTGGCTCAGGCAATATCTGATTGTGGATGGGGAACTTTCACTAATTTCTTAGCTGACAAACTAGGTCGAAAAGGCGCGAAGTTAGTCGAGATTGATAGATGGTTTCCCAGTTCTAAACTATGTTCTAATTGTTTTCATCACAGCACTGAAATGCCTTTAGATGTGAGGGAATGGATTTGTCCCCATTGTGGCACTCATCATGACCGT from Planktothrix serta PCC 8927 includes these protein-coding regions:
- a CDS encoding RNA-guided endonuclease InsQ/TnpB family protein; this translates as NLHVKGMVRNHNLAQAISDCGWGTFTNFLADKLGRKGAKLVEIDRWFPSSKLCSNCFHHSTEMPLDVREWICPHCGTHHDRDGNAAINIRAEGIRMLALSAVEMLKTDGSAVSAVGGDVRPYLGRKSKFWHSPVSTEADTVLGTPSQCG